One Microtus pennsylvanicus isolate mMicPen1 chromosome 3, mMicPen1.hap1, whole genome shotgun sequence DNA window includes the following coding sequences:
- the Cx3cr1 gene encoding CX3C chemokine receptor 1 yields the protein MPTIFPELDLENFEYDDSAEACYVGDIVAFGTVFLSIFYSLVFAFGLVGNLLVVLALTNSRKPKSITDIYLLNLALSDLLFVATLPFWTHYLVSEEGFHNAVCKLTTAFFFIGFFGGIFFITVISIDRYLAIVLAANSMNNRTVQHGVTISLGVWAAAILVAAPQFMFTKRKENECLGDYPQVLQEIWPVLRNSEANILGFVLPLLVMSFCYFRILQTLFSCKNQKKARAIRLILLVVVVFFLFWTPYNIVIFMETLKFYSFFPSCDTKRNLRLALSVTETVAFSHCCLNPLIYAFAGEKFRRYLGHLYRKCLAVLCCRPVHVNFTPESQRSRQESILSSFTRYTSDGEGSLLL from the coding sequence ATGCCCACCATCTTCCCGGAATTGGATCTGGAGAACTTTGAGTACGATGATTCTGCCGAGGCCTGTTATGTGGGCGACATTGTGGCCTTTGGGACCGTCTTCCTGTCCATCTTCTACTCCCTCGTCTTTGCCTTCGGCCTGGTGGGAAATCTGTTGGTGGTACTCGCCCTCACCAACAGCCGGAAGCCCAAGAGCATCACCGACATCTACCTCCTGAACCTGGCCTTGAGTGACCTGCTCTTTGTGGCCACCTTGCCCTTCTGGACTCACTACTTGGTCAGCGAGGAAGGCTTCCACAACGCCGTGTGCAAGCTCACCACTGCCTTCTTCTTCATCGGCTTCTTTGGGGGCATATTCTTCATTACCGTCATCAGCATCGATAGGTACCTGGCCATTGTCCTGGCCGCCAACTCCATGAACAACCGAACGGTGCAGCATGGTGTCACCATCAGTCTGGGCGTCTGGGCGGCGGCCATCTTGGTGGCGGCACCCCAGTTCATGTtcacaaagagaaaggaaaacgaGTGTCTGGGTGATTACCCCCAAGTCCTCCAGGAAATCTGGCCCGTGCTCCGCAACTCGGAAGCAAACATCCTGGGCTTCGTGCTGCCCCTGCTCGTCATGAGCTTCTGCTACTTCCGAATCCTCCAGACTCTGTTTTCCTGCAAGAATCAGAAGAAGGCCAGGGCCATCCGGCTCATCCTCCTCGTGGTGGtggtcttcttcctcttctggacACCCTACAACATCGTGATCTTCATGGAGACTCTCAAATTCTACAGCTTCTTCCCTAGTTGTGACACGAAGAGGAACCTGAGGCTGGCCCTCAGTGTGACGGAGACAGTGGCGTTCAGCCACTGCTGCCTCAACCCCCTCATCTACGCCTTTGCTGGGGAAAAGTTCAGGAGATACCTTGGACACCTGTACAGGAAGTGcctggctgtgctgtgctgccgTCCTGTCCACGTCAACTTCACACCGGAATCCCAGCGGAGCAGACAGGAGAGCATCCTGAGCAGCTTCACTCGTTACACAAGCGACGGAGAGGGCTCTCTCCTGCTCTGA